In Streptomyces sp. NBC_00306, a single genomic region encodes these proteins:
- a CDS encoding phosphoketolase family protein: MDDATAPAPEGLGDTELAALDAHWRAANYLAVGQIYLMANPLLTEPLRPEHIKPRLLGHWGTSPGLNLVHTHLNRVIKARGLDALCVWGPGHGGPAVLANSWLEGTYSETYPDVSRDAEGMERLFRQFSFPGGVPSHVAPETPGSIHEGGELGYSLTHAYGAAFDNPHLVVTCVIGDGEAETGPLAASWHSNKFLDPVHDGAVLPVLHLNGYKIANPTVLARLPEAELDDLLRGYGHEPLHVTGDDPAAVHRAMAAAMDKALNRIEEIQRTARRDGVQARPQWPMIVLRTPKGWTGPAEVDGLPVENTWRAHQVPLSGVREDPEHLRHLETWLRSYRPEELFDTAGRPVPQVLACVPGGGRRLGATPHANGGLLVRELPLPALEEHAVAVDKRGTTLHEPTRVLGTLLADVMRTTAERRDFRVVGPDETESNRLGALYDVTGKAWQAEVYATDEHLARDGRVMEVLSEHLCQGWLEGYLLTGRHGLFSSYEAFAHIVDSMVNQHIKWLRTSRRLTWRRPIASLNYLLTSHVWRQDHNGFSHQDPGFVDHVLNKSPEVVRVYLPPDANTLLSVADHALRSRDYVNVIVAGKQPTFDWLSMEEARAHCARGAGAWPWAGTEDGTREPDVVLACAGDVPTQETLAAAELLRRHAPELSVRVVNVVDMARLMPHEEHPHGMTDPEYDALFTRDRPVIFAYHGYPWLIHRLAYRRTGHAHLHVRGYKEEGTTTTPFDMVVRNDLDRFRLVMDVVDRVPGLSVRLIALRQAMADMRSRHHDWIREHGTDMPEVADWTWGSSAGAEEAHVWRGGE, from the coding sequence ATGGACGACGCCACCGCACCCGCCCCGGAAGGCCTCGGCGACACGGAACTGGCTGCCCTGGACGCCCACTGGCGGGCAGCCAATTACCTTGCCGTCGGGCAGATCTACCTGATGGCCAACCCGCTGCTCACGGAGCCCCTGCGACCCGAGCACATCAAGCCGCGGCTGCTCGGCCACTGGGGCACCTCACCCGGGCTGAACCTCGTCCACACCCATCTCAACCGGGTGATCAAGGCCCGCGGCCTGGACGCGCTCTGCGTCTGGGGCCCGGGCCACGGCGGGCCGGCCGTCCTCGCCAACTCCTGGCTGGAGGGCACCTACTCGGAGACGTACCCCGACGTGAGCCGTGACGCGGAGGGGATGGAACGGCTGTTCCGGCAGTTCTCCTTCCCCGGCGGGGTGCCCAGCCATGTCGCCCCCGAGACGCCCGGATCCATCCACGAGGGCGGCGAGCTCGGCTACTCGCTCACCCATGCCTACGGCGCGGCCTTCGACAACCCGCACCTGGTGGTGACGTGCGTGATCGGCGACGGAGAGGCGGAGACCGGGCCGCTCGCCGCGTCCTGGCACTCCAACAAGTTCCTCGACCCCGTCCACGACGGCGCCGTCCTCCCCGTCCTGCACCTCAACGGCTACAAGATCGCCAACCCCACCGTCCTCGCCCGGCTGCCCGAGGCCGAACTGGACGACCTGCTGCGCGGCTACGGCCACGAACCCCTCCATGTCACGGGCGACGACCCCGCGGCCGTGCACCGCGCCATGGCGGCGGCGATGGACAAGGCACTGAACCGCATCGAGGAGATCCAGCGCACCGCCCGCAGGGACGGCGTGCAGGCGCGTCCCCAATGGCCGATGATCGTCCTGCGTACGCCCAAGGGCTGGACCGGACCCGCCGAAGTCGACGGCCTGCCCGTCGAGAACACCTGGCGCGCCCACCAAGTGCCGCTGTCCGGTGTCCGGGAGGACCCCGAGCATCTGCGGCACCTCGAGACCTGGCTGCGCTCCTACCGCCCCGAGGAGTTGTTCGACACCGCGGGCCGGCCCGTGCCGCAGGTGCTCGCCTGCGTTCCCGGCGGCGGGCGGCGGCTCGGCGCGACACCGCACGCCAACGGCGGACTCCTCGTCCGTGAACTGCCGTTGCCCGCCCTCGAAGAGCACGCCGTCGCCGTCGACAAGCGGGGCACCACGCTCCACGAGCCCACCCGGGTGCTCGGCACCCTGCTGGCCGATGTGATGCGGACGACCGCCGAACGACGGGACTTCCGCGTCGTCGGCCCCGACGAGACCGAGTCCAACCGTCTCGGCGCCCTCTACGATGTCACCGGCAAGGCCTGGCAGGCAGAGGTGTACGCCACCGACGAGCATCTCGCCCGCGACGGACGGGTGATGGAGGTGCTGTCCGAGCATCTGTGCCAGGGCTGGCTCGAGGGCTATCTGCTGACCGGCCGCCACGGCCTGTTCTCCAGCTACGAGGCCTTCGCCCACATCGTCGACTCCATGGTCAACCAGCACATCAAATGGCTCCGGACCTCCCGCAGACTGACCTGGCGCCGGCCCATCGCCTCGCTGAACTACCTGCTGACCTCGCACGTCTGGCGGCAGGACCACAACGGCTTCTCGCACCAGGACCCGGGCTTCGTCGACCACGTCCTCAACAAGAGCCCCGAAGTCGTCCGCGTCTACCTCCCGCCGGACGCCAACACCCTTTTGTCGGTGGCCGATCACGCGCTGCGCAGTCGGGATTACGTCAACGTCATCGTCGCCGGCAAGCAGCCCACCTTCGACTGGCTCAGCATGGAGGAGGCCCGCGCCCACTGCGCGCGCGGCGCCGGAGCATGGCCGTGGGCCGGTACGGAGGACGGCACCCGCGAACCCGACGTGGTGCTCGCGTGTGCGGGCGACGTACCGACCCAGGAGACGCTGGCGGCAGCGGAACTGCTGCGACGGCACGCCCCGGAGCTGTCCGTACGGGTGGTCAACGTCGTCGACATGGCCCGGCTGATGCCGCACGAGGAACACCCGCACGGCATGACGGACCCCGAGTACGACGCCCTGTTCACCCGGGACCGGCCGGTCATCTTCGCGTACCACGGCTACCCCTGGCTGATCCACCGCCTCGCCTACCGCCGCACGGGCCATGCCCACCTCCATGTCCGCGGCTACAAGGAGGAGGGCACCACCACCACGCCGTTCGACATGGTCGTCCGCAACGACCTGGACCGCTTCCGGCTGGTGATGGACGTCGTGGACCGCGTGCCGGGGCTCTCCGTCCGGCTCATCGCGCTGCGCCAGGCGATGGCCGATATGCGCAGCCGCCACCACGACTGGATCCGCGAGCACGGCACCGACATGCCCGAGGTCGCCGACTGGACCTGGGGCAGCTCCGCGGGAGCCGAAGAGGCGCACGTCTGGCGGGGCGGCGAGTGA
- a CDS encoding NADP-dependent succinic semialdehyde dehydrogenase, whose product MPIATVDPATGETLRTFDALGADEIERRLALARSAFAEHRLTDFGRRAQLLDRAADLLGDDEEEIARTMTTEMGKPIAAARAEAAKCAKAMRWYASHAEKLLADEHPDAADVKDSGASRVVVRYRPLGVVLAVMPWNFPLWQVMRFAAPALMAGNVGLLKHASNVPQTALYMEDLFLRAGYPEGCFQTLLVGSGAVEGILRDNRVAAATLTGSEPAGRSVAAIAGDEVKKTVLELGGSDPFIVMPSADIDRAAATAVTARVQNNGQSCIAAKRFIIHTDVYDAFVERFTGRMRELTVGNPLDESVQVGPLATEQGRADVEELVDDALERGATALCGGGRPKGQDRGWFYEPTVLADVTEEMRIHREEAFGPVATVYRVADAEEAVALANDTPFGLSSNAWTRDASDVRRFERDIEAGGVFFNGMTASHPALPFGGAKRSGYGRELSDHGIREFCNITTIWHGAAPDRAS is encoded by the coding sequence ATGCCCATCGCCACGGTCGACCCGGCCACCGGTGAGACGCTCAGGACCTTCGACGCGCTCGGAGCCGATGAGATCGAACGGCGCCTCGCGCTCGCCAGGAGCGCTTTCGCCGAACACCGACTCACCGACTTCGGCCGCCGCGCGCAGCTCCTGGACCGAGCCGCCGATCTGCTCGGCGACGACGAGGAGGAGATCGCCCGCACCATGACCACCGAGATGGGCAAACCCATCGCGGCGGCCCGTGCGGAGGCGGCGAAGTGTGCCAAGGCGATGCGCTGGTACGCCTCCCACGCCGAGAAGCTCCTCGCCGACGAGCACCCCGACGCCGCCGATGTGAAGGACTCCGGGGCCTCCCGGGTCGTCGTCCGCTACCGGCCGCTCGGTGTCGTGCTCGCCGTCATGCCCTGGAACTTCCCGCTCTGGCAGGTCATGCGCTTCGCCGCCCCGGCTCTGATGGCCGGCAACGTCGGACTGCTCAAGCACGCCTCCAACGTCCCGCAGACCGCCCTGTACATGGAGGATCTCTTCCTCCGCGCGGGCTACCCCGAGGGGTGTTTCCAGACGCTGCTGGTCGGTTCCGGCGCGGTGGAGGGCATCCTGCGCGACAACCGGGTGGCCGCGGCGACGCTGACCGGCAGTGAGCCCGCGGGCCGCTCGGTGGCCGCCATCGCCGGCGACGAGGTGAAGAAGACCGTCCTGGAGCTCGGCGGCAGCGACCCGTTCATCGTGATGCCGTCCGCCGACATCGACCGCGCCGCGGCCACGGCCGTGACGGCCCGGGTGCAGAACAACGGGCAGTCCTGCATCGCCGCCAAGCGCTTCATCATCCACACCGACGTCTACGACGCCTTCGTGGAACGCTTCACCGGCAGGATGCGCGAACTCACCGTCGGCAACCCGCTGGACGAGTCCGTGCAGGTCGGCCCGCTCGCCACCGAGCAGGGGCGCGCCGACGTCGAGGAACTCGTCGACGACGCGCTGGAGCGCGGCGCGACCGCGCTGTGCGGCGGTGGGCGCCCCAAGGGACAGGACCGCGGCTGGTTCTACGAACCCACCGTTCTGGCGGATGTGACCGAGGAGATGCGCATCCACCGCGAGGAGGCGTTCGGCCCGGTGGCCACCGTCTACCGGGTGGCCGACGCGGAGGAAGCCGTCGCGCTCGCCAACGACACCCCGTTCGGCCTGAGTTCCAACGCCTGGACCCGGGACGCGAGCGATGTGCGCCGCTTCGAGCGGGACATCGAGGCGGGTGGCGTCTTCTTCAACGGCATGACCGCCTCCCACCCCGCACTGCCCTTCGGCGGCGCCAAGCGCTCCGGCTACGGCAGGGAGCTCTCCGACCACGGCATCCGCGAGTTCTGCAACATCACCACGATCTGGCACGGCGCAGCACCCGACCGCGCGAGCTGA
- a CDS encoding MFS transporter, whose protein sequence is MPHDTTEEPPGAQPGTGGGLPGAGGRGIRGVVPVLAFAGITVAVMQTLLVPVIKDLPVLLSTSPANATWVMTATLLAGAVSTPIMGRLGDLYGKRRMLLASLAVMVVGSLISGFTDDLVTMIVGRALQGFAMGAIPLGIGIMRDELPRERLGSAMALMSSSIGVGGGLALPAAALVAEHTDWHTLFFASAGLGLLSMLLTVLVVPESSLRAKGGFDLVGALGLSAGLVSLLLPITKGGDWGWGSPTTLGLFGVAVAVLLTWGVWELRSSAPLVDLRTTARREVLLTNLASIMVGVAFYAVSLVLPQLLQLPESTGYGLGRSMVVAGLCVAPLGLTMMFVAPVYARISARRGPKATLLLGMLIIAIGYGAGLGLMSAAWQTVVISVVLGAGIGLAYSSLPALIIGAVDPSETGAANGLNTLMRSIGTSVSSAVIGMVLAHTAVPMGDVLVPSMNGFRISFLIATGAVLAGLVLAAFLPSQKTSGRLTLRARSDEPGTVPADEGAAAGGAGAAGAGASQTATRGAAGG, encoded by the coding sequence ATGCCGCACGACACAACCGAAGAGCCGCCAGGGGCACAGCCGGGCACGGGCGGTGGACTGCCCGGCGCAGGCGGACGGGGCATTCGTGGCGTCGTCCCTGTTCTCGCGTTCGCCGGCATCACCGTCGCGGTCATGCAGACCCTGCTCGTGCCTGTCATCAAGGATCTGCCGGTCCTGCTGAGCACCAGCCCTGCCAACGCGACCTGGGTGATGACGGCCACCCTGCTGGCCGGTGCGGTGTCGACCCCGATCATGGGACGGCTCGGTGACCTCTACGGCAAGCGACGGATGCTGCTCGCCAGCCTCGCCGTCATGGTCGTCGGCTCGCTGATCTCCGGTTTCACCGACGACCTGGTGACGATGATCGTCGGCCGCGCTCTCCAGGGCTTCGCCATGGGTGCGATACCGCTGGGGATCGGCATCATGCGCGACGAGTTGCCGCGGGAGCGGCTGGGCTCGGCGATGGCCCTGATGAGCTCGTCGATCGGCGTGGGCGGCGGTCTCGCCCTGCCTGCGGCCGCTCTCGTCGCCGAGCACACCGACTGGCACACGCTGTTCTTCGCCTCGGCGGGTCTCGGTCTGCTGTCGATGCTGCTCACCGTGCTGGTGGTGCCGGAGTCCTCGCTGCGCGCCAAGGGCGGCTTCGACCTGGTGGGGGCTCTCGGGCTGAGCGCGGGCCTGGTGTCCCTGCTGCTGCCGATCACCAAGGGCGGCGACTGGGGCTGGGGCTCCCCGACGACGCTGGGCCTGTTCGGCGTCGCGGTGGCCGTGCTGCTCACCTGGGGCGTGTGGGAGCTGCGCAGCTCCGCGCCGCTGGTGGATCTGCGGACCACCGCTCGTCGCGAGGTGCTGCTCACCAACCTGGCGTCGATCATGGTCGGCGTCGCGTTCTACGCCGTCTCGCTGGTCCTTCCCCAACTGCTCCAGCTGCCCGAATCGACCGGCTACGGTCTCGGCCGCTCCATGGTGGTGGCCGGCCTCTGCGTCGCGCCGCTGGGTCTGACGATGATGTTCGTCGCCCCGGTCTACGCACGGATCTCCGCCCGTCGCGGACCCAAGGCGACCCTGCTGCTCGGCATGCTGATCATCGCGATCGGCTACGGAGCCGGCCTCGGCCTGATGAGTGCCGCCTGGCAGACCGTCGTCATCTCCGTCGTGCTCGGCGCCGGCATCGGTCTCGCGTACTCCTCCCTGCCCGCACTGATCATCGGCGCGGTCGACCCGTCCGAGACGGGCGCGGCAAACGGCTTGAACACGCTCATGCGGTCGATCGGCACCTCGGTGTCGAGTGCCGTGATCGGCATGGTGCTCGCACACACCGCCGTCCCGATGGGCGATGTGCTCGTGCCGAGCATGAACGGCTTCCGGATCTCGTTCCTGATCGCCACCGGCGCGGTGCTCGCCGGGCTGGTGCTGGCCGCGTTCCTGCCCTCGCAGAAGACGTCGGGGCGGCTCACCCTGCGTGCCCGCAGCGACGAGCCGGGCACCGTGCCCGCGGACGAGGGCGCTGCCGCCGGTGGTGCCGGGGCCGCGGGCGCGGGTGCTTCTCAGACGGCCACGCGCGGTGCCGCGGGCGGCTGA
- a CDS encoding DUF6629 family protein — protein MCWSATADLVAGTGIAAIGVVCVARVRRVGDLPLAALPLLLGAHQIIESLVWRSGGGPGAATDAWAAIALPLLPLWVPLGVLLAEPAEVRKRLVVPLAAGLATAAVLSYCLATRTVTAEIRGHTVGYLLDLPRSPLIIAGYLLATVGALLLARDPALRLLGIVAGVGAVVCLLLWREEFVSTWCALAAVASVVLLVWVRRRPQPPAAPRVAV, from the coding sequence ATGTGCTGGAGTGCGACGGCGGATCTGGTGGCGGGCACCGGCATCGCCGCGATCGGGGTGGTCTGCGTGGCCCGGGTCCGCCGGGTCGGCGATCTGCCGCTGGCCGCGCTGCCCCTGCTCCTCGGGGCGCACCAGATCATCGAGTCACTCGTCTGGCGCAGCGGCGGCGGGCCGGGTGCGGCCACCGACGCCTGGGCCGCCATCGCTCTGCCCCTGCTGCCGCTGTGGGTACCGCTCGGAGTCCTGCTCGCCGAGCCCGCCGAGGTGCGCAAGAGGCTCGTCGTCCCCCTCGCGGCCGGTTTGGCCACCGCCGCCGTTCTCTCCTACTGCCTGGCCACGCGGACGGTCACCGCCGAGATCCGCGGCCACACCGTCGGCTATCTCCTCGATCTGCCGCGCTCGCCGCTGATCATCGCCGGCTATCTGCTGGCCACCGTCGGTGCGCTGCTCCTCGCCCGGGACCCGGCGCTGCGGCTGCTCGGCATCGTGGCGGGGGTGGGCGCGGTGGTGTGCCTCCTGCTGTGGCGTGAGGAGTTCGTCTCCACCTGGTGCGCGCTGGCCGCCGTCGCCTCGGTCGTTCTGCTCGTCTGGGTACGGCGGCGGCCTCAGCCGCCCGCGGCACCGCGCGTGGCCGTCTGA
- a CDS encoding GntR family transcriptional regulator, with amino-acid sequence MASGRDKAYAYLKDHVLTDPDMQGTFLSEQDLADRIGVSRTPIREALLLLAAEDLVRLVPKRGAQVVPLTGREITELMELRGIVERYAAEQLISRGGTPMRELNDILERQRTLSTPGQAREFIAVDHLFHATIVSAVGNALLDRHYDGLRSRQIRAGVVALFNQHGRQAAVLEEHHAILSAIASGDAEAACAAIDSHLETTLKVLLAG; translated from the coding sequence GTGGCGTCGGGCCGGGACAAGGCGTACGCGTATCTGAAGGACCATGTCCTCACCGATCCCGACATGCAGGGCACCTTCCTCTCGGAGCAGGACCTCGCCGACCGCATCGGGGTCTCCCGCACCCCCATCCGGGAAGCGCTGCTGCTGCTCGCCGCCGAGGACCTGGTGCGCCTGGTGCCCAAGCGCGGCGCACAGGTCGTGCCGCTGACGGGCCGTGAGATCACCGAACTGATGGAGCTGCGCGGGATCGTCGAGCGGTACGCGGCCGAGCAGCTCATCTCGCGCGGTGGTACGCCGATGCGGGAGCTGAACGACATCCTGGAGCGACAGCGGACGTTGAGCACGCCCGGCCAGGCCAGGGAGTTCATCGCGGTCGACCATCTCTTCCACGCCACGATCGTCTCGGCGGTGGGCAACGCGCTGCTGGACCGGCACTACGACGGGCTGCGCAGCCGGCAGATCCGGGCGGGCGTGGTGGCCCTGTTCAACCAGCACGGGCGCCAGGCGGCGGTGCTGGAGGAACACCATGCGATCCTCTCGGCGATCGCCTCCGGTGATGCCGAAGCGGCGTGCGCCGCGATCGACAGCCACCTGGAGACGACACTCAAGGTGCTCCTCGCGGGTTAG
- a CDS encoding carbon-nitrogen hydrolase family protein produces MRIALSQITTGPDPAQNLAVLREQAHRAAESGARVVVFPEAAMACFGTRLGPIAEPLDGPWATEVRRIAEEAGLVVVAGMFTPAADGKVTNTLLATGPGVEAAYDKIHLYDAFGFAESDTVAAGSEVVTIDVDGVRVGLATCYDVRFPELFRAHADAGAVLTLLPASWGAGPGKRDQWELLTRARALDATLWVAAVGQADPLASGATVTSKAPTGIGHSAVVGPDGTVRQRLEAGPGLLVADIDPDEVAAVRRAIPVLANRRLRA; encoded by the coding sequence ATGCGCATCGCCCTGAGCCAGATCACCACCGGCCCCGACCCGGCACAGAACCTCGCCGTCCTGCGGGAACAGGCTCACCGCGCGGCGGAGTCCGGCGCACGTGTCGTCGTCTTCCCCGAGGCCGCGATGGCCTGCTTCGGAACCCGCCTCGGTCCGATCGCCGAACCGCTCGACGGCCCGTGGGCCACCGAGGTCCGGCGGATCGCCGAGGAGGCCGGACTGGTGGTGGTCGCCGGCATGTTCACCCCGGCCGCCGACGGCAAGGTGACCAACACGCTGCTGGCCACGGGCCCCGGCGTCGAGGCGGCCTACGACAAGATCCACCTGTACGACGCCTTCGGCTTCGCCGAGTCGGACACCGTCGCCGCCGGGTCGGAGGTGGTCACGATCGACGTCGACGGTGTCCGCGTCGGCCTGGCCACCTGCTACGACGTCCGGTTCCCCGAACTGTTCCGGGCGCACGCCGACGCCGGAGCCGTGCTCACCCTGCTGCCCGCGTCCTGGGGAGCCGGTCCCGGCAAGCGTGACCAGTGGGAACTGCTCACCCGCGCCCGGGCGCTCGACGCCACCCTGTGGGTCGCAGCCGTGGGTCAGGCGGACCCGCTCGCGTCCGGCGCGACGGTGACCTCGAAGGCGCCGACCGGGATCGGCCACAGCGCGGTCGTCGGCCCGGACGGGACCGTGCGGCAGCGGTTGGAGGCGGGTCCCGGTCTGCTGGTGGCGGACATCGACCCCGACGAGGTCGCGGCGGTACGCCGGGCCATTCCGGTCCTGGCCAACCGCAGGCTGCGCGCCTGA
- a CDS encoding MFS transporter codes for MKRTSTSIDKPRGGRPAVRRAFFASLTGTALEWYDFAIYSAAAALVFGDLFFPSGDPTTGTLLAFSTYAVGYVSRPLGGFVFGRLGDVIGRKKVLIATLVLIGAATLLIGLLPTYATIGVTAPIVLVLLRFAQGVGVGGEWGGAVLLSSEFGDPRKRGFYASAAQIGPPAGNLLANGVLAALGVLLTEDQFLSWGWRVAFLLSGVLVGFGLWIRAKLEETPVFKAMEAEQTRPEAPIKEVFATHPRALAAAILSRVAPDVLYALFTVFVLTYATGELGMSRGSALAAVLIGSSLQVALIPLAGALSDRVNRRLVYGVSAAAAGIWPFLFFPMIGGGSWPLLVVGVVVALALHSLMYGPQAAFIAEQFTPRLRYTGSSLAYTLAGVIGGAVAPLLFTALLDAYDSWIPLALYVAVTAAVTVTGLLLGRDGTDDEDTPMAAEHPQPAVGSPATTTAG; via the coding sequence GTGAAGCGCACCAGCACCAGCATCGACAAGCCCCGGGGCGGCAGGCCGGCGGTCCGCCGCGCCTTCTTCGCCAGCCTCACCGGTACCGCCCTGGAGTGGTACGACTTCGCCATCTACTCCGCGGCGGCGGCCCTGGTCTTCGGCGACCTCTTCTTCCCGTCGGGTGACCCCACGACCGGGACGCTGCTGGCCTTCTCCACCTACGCGGTCGGCTATGTCTCCCGCCCGCTCGGCGGCTTCGTCTTCGGCCGGCTCGGAGACGTCATCGGCCGCAAGAAGGTCCTGATCGCGACCCTTGTCCTGATCGGCGCCGCGACCCTGCTGATCGGTCTCCTGCCGACGTACGCCACGATCGGCGTGACGGCCCCGATCGTGCTGGTGCTGCTGCGGTTCGCCCAGGGTGTCGGCGTCGGCGGTGAGTGGGGCGGCGCCGTACTGCTGTCCAGCGAGTTCGGCGATCCGCGCAAGCGCGGGTTCTACGCCTCGGCCGCCCAGATCGGCCCGCCCGCCGGAAACCTGCTGGCCAACGGTGTGCTCGCCGCCCTCGGCGTCCTGCTCACCGAGGACCAGTTCCTGTCCTGGGGCTGGCGCGTGGCCTTCCTGCTCTCCGGAGTCCTGGTCGGCTTCGGTCTGTGGATCCGGGCCAAGCTGGAGGAGACGCCGGTCTTCAAGGCGATGGAGGCCGAGCAGACCCGCCCGGAGGCGCCCATCAAGGAGGTCTTCGCGACCCATCCCCGCGCCCTGGCCGCGGCGATCCTCAGCCGCGTCGCCCCCGACGTGCTCTACGCGCTGTTCACCGTCTTCGTGCTGACCTACGCGACCGGTGAACTCGGCATGTCCCGCGGCTCCGCCCTCGCGGCCGTCCTCATCGGCTCCTCGCTCCAGGTCGCCCTGATCCCGCTCGCCGGAGCGCTCTCGGACCGCGTCAACCGCCGTCTGGTGTACGGAGTGTCCGCCGCGGCCGCCGGTATCTGGCCGTTCCTCTTCTTCCCCATGATCGGCGGCGGCAGCTGGCCGCTGCTCGTGGTCGGAGTGGTCGTCGCGCTCGCGCTCCACTCGCTCATGTACGGTCCGCAGGCGGCCTTCATCGCCGAGCAGTTCACCCCCCGGCTCCGCTACACCGGCTCCTCGCTGGCCTACACCCTGGCCGGCGTGATCGGCGGCGCCGTCGCGCCCCTGCTGTTCACCGCACTGCTCGACGCCTACGACAGCTGGATCCCGCTGGCCCTGTACGTCGCGGTGACCGCCGCCGTCACCGTCACCGGACTCCTCCTCGGCCGCGACGGCACCGACGACGAGGACACGCCGATGGCCGCGGAGCACCCGCAGCCGGCCGTCGGCTCTCCGGCCACGACCACCGCCGGCTGA
- a CDS encoding DUF2848 domain-containing protein, with the protein MALLSFDLPDGSTREVDVVQVLNAGYAGRSQDDVAAHVAELAELGVPAPSTTPALYPVSAYLAQQTGQVGAQHGRTSGEAEWALVVDRDGELLLTAACDHTDRELEVHGVAWSKNAGPDVLARRAWRLADVEDRLDTLTLRAWVTHDGDELLIQNGTLAELLTPAYWADVLRGRGDLIPGTVLISGTIPMRDGVDQFAGRWRVELGDPATGDVIDLAYDVVPLPVPIG; encoded by the coding sequence ATGGCCCTGCTGAGCTTCGACCTTCCCGACGGATCGACCCGGGAGGTCGACGTCGTCCAGGTGCTCAACGCCGGATACGCCGGCCGCAGCCAGGACGACGTGGCGGCCCATGTGGCCGAGCTCGCCGAGCTGGGCGTGCCCGCCCCCTCGACGACCCCGGCGCTGTACCCGGTCTCCGCGTACCTGGCCCAGCAGACGGGACAGGTGGGCGCGCAGCACGGACGCACCTCCGGTGAGGCGGAGTGGGCTCTCGTCGTCGACCGTGACGGTGAGCTGCTGCTGACCGCCGCGTGCGACCACACCGACCGCGAGCTGGAGGTGCACGGCGTGGCCTGGAGCAAGAACGCGGGCCCCGATGTCCTCGCCCGGCGGGCCTGGCGGCTGGCCGATGTCGAGGACCGGCTCGACACGCTGACCCTGCGTGCCTGGGTGACCCACGACGGCGACGAGCTCCTCATCCAGAACGGCACGCTGGCCGAGCTGCTGACGCCGGCCTACTGGGCGGACGTGCTGCGCGGACGCGGTGATCTGATTCCCGGCACCGTGCTGATCTCGGGCACGATCCCGATGCGCGACGGCGTGGACCAGTTCGCCGGCCGCTGGCGCGTGGAGCTGGGCGACCCGGCCACCGGCGATGTCATCGACCTCGCGTACGACGTGGTGCCGCTGCCGGTGCCGATCGGCTGA
- a CDS encoding VOC family protein codes for MTGEISFFELGVGDPAQARAFYGGLFGWSFEEGTTEGGGYAIRTPDVPGGVHGSDPGAGPYLFFRVDDMRTALARVAELGGTVDDFDVGGDEETVARFGRFTFCHDDQGSPFGLHEPPKGEPA; via the coding sequence ATGACCGGTGAGATCTCGTTCTTCGAACTGGGCGTCGGCGACCCCGCCCAGGCCCGTGCGTTCTACGGCGGACTCTTCGGCTGGTCCTTCGAGGAGGGCACGACGGAGGGCGGCGGCTACGCCATCCGCACCCCGGACGTCCCGGGCGGTGTGCACGGCAGCGACCCCGGCGCCGGCCCGTACCTCTTCTTCCGCGTCGACGACATGCGGACCGCCCTGGCGCGGGTCGCCGAACTCGGGGGCACCGTCGACGACTTCGACGTCGGCGGGGACGAGGAGACGGTCGCCCGCTTCGGCCGGTTCACGTTCTGCCACGACGATCAGGGATCGCCCTTCGGGCTGCATGAACCCCCGAAGGGCGAGCCTGCCTGA